GATAGAAACCGGCAAACATATCATGGCCTTCACGCCTGGCCTGGAAATCGCCGACCTGACGGAAGCGCAGCTTGCCAAAGTACGCGCCCTGGAAGAAGAACTGGGCGTTACTTTGTTGGTTTACGAAACCTGACGTATTGCCGATGACGCCCGATACCATGGATGTCCGACCCGATGAGCGGTTGGATGAGGCCAGACTGGCGGCCTATCTGTACGGCCGTCTGCCAGGCAGCGACCAGCCCCTCACCGTGCGCCAGTTTGGCGGTGGGGCCGCTAACCTCACCTACCTGTTGGATTATGGCGCGCA
This genomic stretch from Candidatus Leptovillus gracilis harbors:
- a CDS encoding phosphotransferase family protein; the encoded protein is MTPDTMDVRPDERLDEARLAAYLYGRLPGSDQPLTVRQFGGGAANLTYLLDYGA